From the genome of Penaeus chinensis breed Huanghai No. 1 chromosome 8, ASM1920278v2, whole genome shotgun sequence, one region includes:
- the LOC125028014 gene encoding ribose-phosphate pyrophosphokinase 2 isoform X1 → MKKITLLLNAQKPPSLPRATPSPPARPVLARIIGMVEEAVARGVEGGSPSEGDEEAPLSAHLSLALLSLAPDRALPLLPVPPSSAGRRKMPNIKIFSGSSHPDLAQRVVDRLGIDLGKVVTKKFSNLETCVEIGESVRGEDVYIVQSGCGEINDNLMEMLIMINACKIASAARVTAVIPCFPYARQDKKDKEQVAYRPLSRAPISAKLVANMLSVAGADHIITMDLHASQIQGFFDIPVDNLYAEPAVLKWIRENIPEWGNSIIVSPDAGGAKRVTSIADRLNVEFALIHKERKKANEVASMVLVGDVKDRIAILVDDMADTCGTICHAAEKLMEAGATKVYAILTHGIFSGPAVTRINNACFEAVVVTNTIPQEQHMKESNKIQLIDVSNILAEAIRRTHNGESVSFLFNSVPL, encoded by the exons aagcctccctcgctcccccgaGCGACGCCGAGCCCCCCAGCCCGCCCCGTCCTCGCGCGCATTATTGGAAtggtggaggaggcggtggcACGAGGCGTCGAAGGAGGATCTCCGAGCGAAGGCGACGAAGAAGCTCCTCTCAGCGCTCACCTCTCCTTGGCTCTCCTCTCCCTGGCTCCCGATCGtgccctgcctctcctccccgtGCCCCCTTCGTCGGCTGGTCGTCGCAAAATGCCTAACATCAAGATCTTCTCGGGGTCGTCCCATCCCGACCTGGCGCAGAGGGTCGTGGATCGCCTGGGCATCGATCTGGGGAAGGTCGTCACCAAGAAGTTTTCCAACCTGGAGACCTG TGTGGAGATTGGGGAGAGTGTCCGAGGTGAAGATGTGTACATCGTGCAGAGCGGCTGTGGGGAGATCAACGACAATCTCATGGAGATGCTCATCATGATTAATGCTTGCAAAATCGCCTCTGCAGCCCGAGTAACGGCAGTCATTCCATGTTTCCCTTATGCTAGACAAGACAAGAAGGATAAG GAACAGGTGGCATATAGGCCTCTA TCACGAGCCCCAATTTCTGCCAAACTTGTTGCCAACATGCTCTCCGTGGCTGGCGCTGACCACATCATCACCATGGACCTCCATGCCTCTCAGATCCAAGGCTTCTTCGATATTCCTGTCGATAATCTGTACGCTGAGCCTGCAGTCCTCAAGTGGATTCGGGAGAACATACCGGAGTGGGGGAATTCCATTATAGTATCTCCTGATGCCGGTGGGGCCAAAAG AGTCACTTCTATAGCTGACCGACTGAACGTAGAGTTTGCCTTGATTCACAAAGAGCGCAAGAAAGCCAATGAGGTGGCTTCGATGGTGCTGGTTGGAGACGTGAAGGACCGCATTGCCATCCTGGTTGATGACATGGCAGACACCTGTGGCACAATTTGCCACGCTGCTGAAAA GCTCATGGAGGCTGGGGCAACCAAAGTGTATGCCATCCTTACTCATGGCATCTTCTCTGGGCCTGCAGTCACTAGGATCAACAACGCATGCTTTGAGGCAGTTGTCGTAACCAACACGATACCCCAAGAGCAGCACATGAAGGAGTCTAATAAAATCCAG TTGATTGACGTGTCCAACATTTTGGCCGAGGCAATCCGTAGGACCCACAATGGAGAATCCGTCTCCTTCCTGTTCAACTCTGTCCCTCTCTAG
- the LOC125028014 gene encoding ribose-phosphate pyrophosphokinase 2 isoform X2, which translates to MKKITLLLNAQKPPSLPRATPSPPARPVLARIIGMVEEAVARGVEGGSPSEGDEEAPLSAHLSLALLSLAPDRALPLLPVPPSSAGRRKMPNIKIFSGSSHPDLAQRVVDRLGIDLGKVVTKKFSNLETCVEIGESVRGEDVYIVQSGCGEINDNLMEMLIMINACKIASAARVTAVIPCFPYARQDKKDKSRAPISAKLVANMLSVAGADHIITMDLHASQIQGFFDIPVDNLYAEPAVLKWIRENIPEWGNSIIVSPDAGGAKRVTSIADRLNVEFALIHKERKKANEVASMVLVGDVKDRIAILVDDMADTCGTICHAAEKLMEAGATKVYAILTHGIFSGPAVTRINNACFEAVVVTNTIPQEQHMKESNKIQLIDVSNILAEAIRRTHNGESVSFLFNSVPL; encoded by the exons aagcctccctcgctcccccgaGCGACGCCGAGCCCCCCAGCCCGCCCCGTCCTCGCGCGCATTATTGGAAtggtggaggaggcggtggcACGAGGCGTCGAAGGAGGATCTCCGAGCGAAGGCGACGAAGAAGCTCCTCTCAGCGCTCACCTCTCCTTGGCTCTCCTCTCCCTGGCTCCCGATCGtgccctgcctctcctccccgtGCCCCCTTCGTCGGCTGGTCGTCGCAAAATGCCTAACATCAAGATCTTCTCGGGGTCGTCCCATCCCGACCTGGCGCAGAGGGTCGTGGATCGCCTGGGCATCGATCTGGGGAAGGTCGTCACCAAGAAGTTTTCCAACCTGGAGACCTG TGTGGAGATTGGGGAGAGTGTCCGAGGTGAAGATGTGTACATCGTGCAGAGCGGCTGTGGGGAGATCAACGACAATCTCATGGAGATGCTCATCATGATTAATGCTTGCAAAATCGCCTCTGCAGCCCGAGTAACGGCAGTCATTCCATGTTTCCCTTATGCTAGACAAGACAAGAAGGATAAG TCACGAGCCCCAATTTCTGCCAAACTTGTTGCCAACATGCTCTCCGTGGCTGGCGCTGACCACATCATCACCATGGACCTCCATGCCTCTCAGATCCAAGGCTTCTTCGATATTCCTGTCGATAATCTGTACGCTGAGCCTGCAGTCCTCAAGTGGATTCGGGAGAACATACCGGAGTGGGGGAATTCCATTATAGTATCTCCTGATGCCGGTGGGGCCAAAAG AGTCACTTCTATAGCTGACCGACTGAACGTAGAGTTTGCCTTGATTCACAAAGAGCGCAAGAAAGCCAATGAGGTGGCTTCGATGGTGCTGGTTGGAGACGTGAAGGACCGCATTGCCATCCTGGTTGATGACATGGCAGACACCTGTGGCACAATTTGCCACGCTGCTGAAAA GCTCATGGAGGCTGGGGCAACCAAAGTGTATGCCATCCTTACTCATGGCATCTTCTCTGGGCCTGCAGTCACTAGGATCAACAACGCATGCTTTGAGGCAGTTGTCGTAACCAACACGATACCCCAAGAGCAGCACATGAAGGAGTCTAATAAAATCCAG TTGATTGACGTGTCCAACATTTTGGCCGAGGCAATCCGTAGGACCCACAATGGAGAATCCGTCTCCTTCCTGTTCAACTCTGTCCCTCTCTAG
- the LOC125027898 gene encoding putative per-hexamer repeat protein 5 has protein sequence MHTCRAAEAHARLAWQANKHSIGACTRADTRMQTCTGTGTYMQSCTGTGTYMQSCTGTGTDTGTGMQSSTGAGTGTGMQGSTGAGTGTGMQSSTRTGTGTCTCMQHTAQAQAHSTGTQHRHTAQAHSTGTQHRNRHTSQAHSTGTGTQHRNRHTAQAQAHSTGTQHRHVEMHWCRQECRGAHGSMWGQTSTCQHIDSCAQLTQACKDAQAFTLMHQLLDILT, from the exons ATGCACACATGCAGAGCTGCAGAGGCACATGCACGCCTGGCTTGGCAGGCAAATAAACACAGTATAGGTGCATGCACAAGAGcagacacacgcatgcagacTTGCACAGGCACCGGCACCTACATGCAGAGTTGCACAGGCACCGGCACCTACATGCAGAGTTGCACAGGCAccggcacagacacaggcacaggcatgCAGAGTAGCACAGGCGCtggcacaggcacaggcatgcAGGGTAGCACAGGCGCtggcacaggcacaggcatgcAGAGTAGCACACGCACCGGCACAGGCACATGCACGTGCATGCAGCACacagcacaggcacaggcacacagcACAGGCACACAGCACAGGCACACAGCACAGGCACACAGCACAGGCACACAGCACAGGAACAGACACACATCACAGGCACACAGCACAGGAACAGGCACACAGCACAGGAACAGGCACacagcacaggcacaggcacacagcACAGGCACacagcacag gcatgtaGAGATGCACTGGTGCAGGCAAGAATGTAGAGGTGCACATGGAAGCATGTGGGGCCAGACAAGCACATGTCAGCACATAGACAGTTGTGCACAGCTGACGCAGGCATGCAAAGATGCACAGGCATTCACTCTCATGCACCAACTTTTGGATATTCTCACATAG